A portion of the Methylobacterium nodulans ORS 2060 genome contains these proteins:
- a CDS encoding DoxX family protein, which produces MTRAATLDRHAPTVLSVLRIVAALIFMAHGTQKVLGFPAHPNPPGLMTLSGVAGILELIGGALLALGLFTRPVAFILSGEMAFAYFIAHAPRSFFPVLNGGDAAILYCFVFLYLVFAGPGPLSLDALGSRGRSPR; this is translated from the coding sequence ATGACCCGCGCCGCCACTCTCGACCGCCACGCCCCGACCGTGCTCAGCGTGCTGCGCATCGTGGCGGCGCTGATCTTCATGGCCCATGGCACGCAGAAGGTGCTGGGCTTCCCGGCCCACCCGAATCCGCCCGGGCTGATGACCCTGTCGGGCGTTGCGGGGATCCTGGAACTCATCGGCGGTGCGTTGCTGGCCCTCGGCCTGTTCACCCGGCCGGTCGCCTTCATCCTCTCGGGGGAGATGGCATTCGCCTACTTCATCGCGCATGCGCCGCGCAGCTTCTTCCCGGTGCTCAATGGCGGCGACGCAGCGATCCTCTACTGCTTCGTCTTCCTCTACCTGGTCTTCGCGGGGCCGGGGCCGCTCAGCCTCGATGCGCTGGGCAGCCGGGGCAGGTCGCCACGCTGA
- a CDS encoding M20 family metallopeptidase, protein MNNPEVLALDLVRFDTISPPGSESACAAHLAVLLRRAGFDVTDYPFAPGRTSLVARLPGTNPALAPLVFTGHLDTVPLGSAPWSFDPRGEIRDGRLYGRGASDMKAGVAAFVAAVLDVAHSAAVLTRGVTLVLTAGEETGCLGAADLARRGVLGEASGLVVAEPTSNRLALAHKGALHLRARTHGATAHGSMPELGDNAVLKATRAVEALRNFEFGVPTHPLLGSPTLAVTSLHGGEAVNVIPDSCTLTLDLRTLPGQDHARTLAMLQDQLGPDVVFDPPLADLPAVGTEPSDGFAMAAARSVRKVTQEVGEAIGMPYFTDGSVLQGAFGGCPTVILGPGEPGQAHQTNEWCATSAITIAHRIYGALVQEWCA, encoded by the coding sequence ATGAATAATCCCGAGGTATTGGCTCTCGATCTGGTGCGCTTCGATACGATCAGCCCGCCGGGCTCAGAGAGCGCCTGCGCGGCGCACCTTGCGGTGCTGCTCCGCCGGGCTGGCTTCGATGTAACCGACTATCCGTTCGCCCCCGGCCGCACGAGCTTGGTTGCCCGCCTGCCGGGCACGAACCCGGCCCTCGCCCCGCTTGTCTTCACCGGTCACCTCGACACGGTCCCGCTCGGCAGCGCACCGTGGTCGTTCGACCCACGCGGTGAGATCCGTGACGGGCGCCTCTACGGACGGGGCGCGTCCGACATGAAGGCCGGCGTCGCCGCCTTCGTCGCGGCGGTGCTCGATGTGGCCCACTCCGCAGCGGTGCTGACGCGCGGGGTCACCCTGGTGCTCACGGCAGGTGAGGAGACCGGATGCCTGGGGGCCGCCGATCTCGCCCGGCGCGGCGTGCTGGGTGAAGCCAGCGGCCTTGTTGTCGCCGAGCCGACCTCCAACCGTTTGGCCCTCGCTCATAAGGGCGCGCTCCACCTGCGCGCCCGAACGCATGGTGCAACGGCCCACGGGTCCATGCCCGAACTCGGCGACAATGCCGTGCTCAAGGCAACGCGTGCAGTCGAGGCGCTCCGGAATTTCGAGTTCGGCGTTCCCACTCACCCACTGCTTGGATCGCCGACGCTGGCCGTGACGAGCCTGCACGGTGGCGAGGCTGTCAACGTCATCCCGGACAGCTGCACGCTGACCCTCGACCTTCGCACCCTGCCCGGTCAGGACCACGCTCGCACGCTCGCCATGCTGCAGGACCAGCTGGGGCCGGATGTCGTGTTCGACCCTCCACTGGCCGATCTGCCCGCGGTCGGTACCGAGCCATCGGATGGGTTCGCGATGGCGGCCGCGCGGAGCGTTCGTAAGGTCACGCAGGAGGTGGGCGAGGCGATCGGGATGCCGTATTTCACCGACGGCTCGGTGCTGCAGGGGGCCTTCGGTGGGTGCCCGACCGTGATCCTCGGCCCTGGTGAGCCCGGACAAGCGCATCAGACGAACGAGTGGTGCGCGACAAGCGCCATTACGATCGCGCACCGGATTTATGGCGCTCTGGTCCAGGAATGGTGCGCCTGA
- the katG gene encoding catalase/peroxidase HPI — MDAKVDDTGEGKCPITGSRRGRTNRDWWPNHLDIQVLHRNSSLSDPMGEDFDYAKEFKTLDLNAVIKDLHALMTDSQDWWPADFGHYGGLMIRMAWHSAGTYRITDGRGGAGAGQQRFAPLNSWPDNANLDKARRLLWPIKQKYGRKISWADLMILAGNVALESMGFKTFGFAGGRKDVWEPEELYWGPEGTWLGDERYSGERQLQEPLGAVQMGLIYVNPEGPNGKPDPVAAARDIRETFFRMAMNDEETVALIAGGHTFGKTHGAGDPSFMGPEPEAGALEDQGLGWKSRHGRGFGPDTITGGPEVIWSQTPTKWSNYFFDNLFKYEWELTKSPAGAWQWQAKGAEPTIPDPFDESKKRMPTMLITDLALRLDPAYEKISRRFYEHPDQFADAFARAWFKLTHRDMGPIQRYLGPLVPKEVLIWQDPIPALDHEVVNEQDIAVLKAKILASGPSVPQLVSTAWASASTFRGSDKRGGANGARIRLAPQKDWEVNQPAELAKVLQKLEVIQKEFNASQKGGKKVSLADLIVLGGCAAVEKAAKDAETPVTVPFTPGRMDASQEQTDVDSFAPLEPRADGFRNYISGRRQFMMPEEALVDRAQLLRLTAPEMTVLVGGLRVLGANVGQSKHGVFTNRPGMLTNDFFLNLLDMGTQWHHAGGDVYEGRDRKTNELRWTGTRVDLIFGSHSQLRALAEVYGCADSQEKFVKDFVAAWTKVMNLDRFDVAGRIAEKAADLKVSVDAAL, encoded by the coding sequence ATGGACGCGAAAGTTGACGATACCGGCGAAGGCAAGTGCCCGATCACCGGCAGCCGCCGTGGACGAACGAACCGCGACTGGTGGCCGAACCACTTGGACATCCAGGTTCTCCATCGCAACTCAAGCCTGTCCGACCCGATGGGCGAGGATTTCGACTACGCCAAGGAGTTCAAGACCCTCGACCTGAACGCCGTGATCAAGGACCTGCATGCCTTGATGACGGACTCGCAGGATTGGTGGCCGGCCGACTTCGGCCACTACGGGGGGCTGATGATCCGCATGGCGTGGCACAGCGCGGGCACATACCGCATCACCGATGGCCGCGGCGGCGCCGGCGCCGGCCAGCAGCGCTTCGCGCCGCTCAACTCGTGGCCGGACAACGCCAACCTCGACAAGGCGCGCCGGCTCTTGTGGCCGATCAAGCAGAAATATGGCCGGAAAATCTCCTGGGCCGACCTGATGATTCTCGCCGGCAATGTCGCCCTCGAGTCGATGGGCTTCAAAACGTTCGGTTTCGCCGGCGGCCGCAAGGATGTGTGGGAGCCCGAAGAGCTCTATTGGGGTCCCGAGGGGACATGGCTGGGCGACGAACGCTACAGCGGCGAACGCCAGCTTCAAGAACCGCTCGGCGCGGTACAGATGGGCCTCATCTACGTCAATCCGGAAGGGCCGAACGGCAAGCCGGACCCGGTCGCTGCGGCGCGTGACATCCGCGAAACCTTTTTTCGCATGGCGATGAACGACGAGGAGACCGTCGCGTTGATTGCCGGCGGCCACACCTTCGGCAAAACCCACGGCGCCGGTGATCCGTCCTTCATGGGTCCGGAGCCGGAAGCCGGCGCGCTCGAGGATCAGGGCCTCGGCTGGAAAAGCAGGCATGGCAGGGGCTTCGGGCCTGACACGATCACCGGCGGCCCGGAAGTCATCTGGTCGCAGACGCCGACGAAGTGGAGCAATTACTTCTTCGACAACCTGTTCAAATATGAATGGGAGCTGACGAAGAGCCCGGCGGGTGCGTGGCAGTGGCAGGCGAAAGGCGCCGAGCCTACGATTCCGGACCCCTTCGACGAGTCGAAGAAGCGCATGCCGACCATGCTCATCACCGACCTCGCACTGCGCCTCGACCCAGCCTACGAGAAGATCTCGCGGCGCTTCTACGAGCATCCGGACCAGTTCGCGGACGCCTTTGCCCGCGCCTGGTTCAAGCTCACGCACCGCGATATGGGCCCGATCCAGCGTTATCTTGGTCCGCTCGTGCCCAAGGAGGTCCTGATTTGGCAGGACCCGATCCCGGCCCTGGATCACGAAGTGGTCAACGAGCAGGACATTGCAGTGCTGAAGGCGAAGATCCTCGCCTCCGGCCCGTCGGTGCCGCAGCTCGTCTCGACGGCCTGGGCGTCAGCGTCGACGTTCCGCGGCTCCGACAAGCGCGGCGGCGCCAACGGCGCGCGCATTCGCCTCGCGCCGCAGAAGGACTGGGAGGTCAACCAGCCGGCTGAGCTCGCCAAGGTGCTGCAGAAGCTCGAAGTGATCCAGAAGGAGTTCAACGCCTCGCAGAAGGGCGGCAAGAAGGTGTCGCTCGCCGACCTGATCGTTCTCGGCGGCTGCGCGGCCGTCGAGAAAGCTGCCAAGGACGCCGAGACTCCGGTGACGGTGCCCTTCACACCGGGGCGCATGGATGCCTCGCAGGAGCAGACCGACGTCGACTCCTTCGCCCCGCTCGAACCGCGGGCCGACGGCTTCCGCAACTACATCAGCGGCAGGCGGCAGTTCATGATGCCGGAGGAGGCATTGGTCGATCGGGCACAATTGCTGAGGCTGACAGCGCCTGAGATGACGGTTCTCGTCGGTGGGCTGCGCGTCCTCGGCGCCAACGTCGGGCAGTCCAAGCACGGCGTCTTCACCAACAGGCCTGGGATGCTGACGAACGACTTCTTCCTCAACCTACTCGACATGGGCACGCAGTGGCACCACGCTGGCGGCGACGTCTACGAGGGCCGTGACCGCAAGACCAACGAGCTCAGGTGGACCGGCACCCGCGTCGACCTGATCTTCGGCTCGCACTCGCAGCTCCGCGCGCTGGCGGAAGTCTATGGGTGCGCGGACTCGCAGGAGAAGTTCGTGAAGGACTTCGTCGCCGCATGGACCAAGGTCATGAACCTCGACCGCTTTGACGTGGCGGGCCGCATTGCTGAGAAGGCGGCGGACTTGAAGGTCAGCGTCGACGCCGCGCTGTAG
- a CDS encoding LysR family transcriptional regulator, whose translation MAALAEHRHFGCATAACAVSQPALSMQIHELEKHLGAEVARRGEQLDAAVRDYPARRRRGSRPR comes from the coding sequence ATCGCGGCACTCGCGGAGCACCGTCATTTCGGCTGCGCCACGGCCGCTTGCGCGGTCTCCCAGCCCGCACTGTCGATGCAGATTCACGAGCTCGAGAAGCATCTCGGCGCCGAGGTGGCACGGCGCGGCGAACAGCTCGATGCGGCCGTCCGCGACTACCCTGCCCGCCGGCGCCGTGGATCCCGCCCTCGATGA
- a CDS encoding DUF6527 family protein, whose product MKRGILRTVEGGRLLFWCPGCAGAHSIRIGEGEGPRWQFNGNYDCPTFAPSIFVNPPGPYFNPAPSSATPS is encoded by the coding sequence ATGAAACGCGGCATCCTCCGCACCGTGGAGGGCGGCCGGCTTCTGTTCTGGTGCCCGGGGTGCGCGGGCGCCCACAGCATCCGCATCGGTGAGGGGGAGGGTCCGCGCTGGCAGTTCAACGGCAACTACGACTGTCCGACCTTCGCCCCCTCGATCTTCGTCAACCCGCCCGGCCCGTACTTCAACCCGGCTCCCTCGTCTGCCACTCCTTCGTGA
- a CDS encoding HNH endonuclease signature motif containing protein: protein MTDLDVYTPAEIEVEPVFRDFLRPRGLGWGVASAVTVPSGDRLIFNVERAFARGPVTRDVVARLDALRPHLARAATMSARLRLQTVRAAAQALDVVGVPAAILGRQLQVLAVNAGCEALFGYTVQEARRFALTHPEADNPRTARPMPKTADAELQTPEHRAWRLAVLQRAGWCCEDCGAQGGRGGVRLFADHVIERQDGGALTDPNNGRCLCGSCHTRKTVAERARRMAVRSAAAEPGRG, encoded by the coding sequence TTGACCGACCTCGACGTCTACACTCCTGCGGAAATCGAGGTAGAACCTGTCTTTCGCGATTTCCTGCGGCCCAGAGGGCTCGGCTGGGGCGTTGCCAGCGCCGTCACTGTGCCGAGTGGTGACCGCCTCATCTTCAACGTGGAGCGCGCTTTCGCTCGTGGCCCGGTGACCCGCGATGTCGTTGCGCGCCTGGATGCCTTGCGGCCCCATCTTGCGCGTGCCGCGACGATGTCGGCGCGCCTGCGCCTTCAGACCGTGCGGGCCGCCGCACAGGCTCTCGACGTGGTCGGGGTTCCGGCGGCGATCCTCGGGAGGCAGTTGCAGGTGCTCGCAGTCAATGCCGGCTGCGAGGCGCTGTTCGGCTACACGGTTCAGGAGGCGCGCCGCTTTGCCCTCACGCACCCGGAAGCCGACAACCCACGCACCGCCCGACCCATGCCCAAGACGGCGGATGCCGAGCTGCAGACCCCGGAGCACCGGGCCTGGCGTCTGGCCGTCCTGCAGCGGGCGGGCTGGTGCTGTGAGGATTGCGGCGCTCAGGGCGGCCGCGGCGGCGTCCGCCTCTTCGCCGATCACGTGATCGAGCGCCAGGACGGCGGTGCGCTCACGGATCCGAACAACGGCAGGTGTCTATGTGGATCCTGTCACACCAGGAAGACCGTGGCCGAGCGGGCGCGGCGGATGGCGGTGCGGAGCGCGGCGGCCGAGCCGGGCCGTGGCTGA
- the nusG gene encoding transcription termination/antitermination protein NusG, which yields MFPGYAFVGKRPEQSWRDILRVPGVRALVTTGEAPTELPPWMMKMLIAADEMAAYDRPRPQLAVGDKVQIRDELWEGLIGEVMRAPEGRRIAVLLKAFGKKHVLSVDVDRLAAK from the coding sequence GTGTTCCCTGGCTACGCCTTCGTTGGCAAGCGGCCGGAGCAATCCTGGCGGGACATCCTGCGGGTGCCTGGCGTCCGCGCGCTCGTCACGACAGGCGAGGCTCCGACCGAGCTGCCGCCGTGGATGATGAAGATGCTGATCGCAGCTGATGAGATGGCCGCGTACGACCGCCCGCGACCGCAGCTTGCGGTGGGCGACAAGGTGCAGATCCGCGACGAGCTCTGGGAGGGCCTGATCGGCGAGGTGATGCGCGCCCCGGAGGGTCGTCGCATTGCCGTGCTGCTGAAGGCATTCGGCAAGAAGCATGTCCTCAGCGTCGATGTTGACAGGCTGGCTGCCAAATGA
- a CDS encoding IS630-like element ISMno11 family transposase (programmed frameshift) has protein sequence MPSALSVDLRQRVVSAVAEGASCHQAAARFGVSVASVSRWSRQQEGQGDVTPKPMGGDQRSQRIEAHAELILQTYQAHPQSFLHELCETLQEQGVPVSRSSLSRFFARHRITRKKRATYAAEQEREDVKAAREAWFAGQLELDPERLVFLDETAATTSMVRRYGWAPRGERCRLAAPAGHWKTTTVIAGLRTSGPDAIALLDGPVTGERFRAYVTDTLVPTLRPGDTVILDNLGAHKVAGVREAIAATGARLLYLPPYSPEFNPIEQAFAKLKALLRRAAARSVSELWAAIHQAFKCFSPAECRNYFTAAGYEDDAYAST, from the exons ATGCCCTCAGCTTTGTCTGTCGACCTGCGCCAGCGCGTCGTCTCGGCCGTTGCAGAAGGCGCCTCCTGCCATCAGGCCGCCGCGCGCTTCGGGGTCAGCGTGGCCAGCGTCAGCCGCTGGTCCAGGCAGCAGGAGGGCCAGGGAGATGTCACGCCCAAGCCCATGGGCGGCGACCAGCGCTCGCAGCGCATCGAGGCTCATGCCGAGCTCATCCTGCAGACCTACCAAGCCCACCCGCAGAGCTTCCTGCATGAGCTCTGCGAGACGCTCCAGGAGCAAGGCGTTCCGGTCAGCCGCAGTAGCCTGTCGCGCTTCTTCGCCCGGCACCGCATCACGCGGA AAAAAAGGGCGACGTACGCAGCTGAGCAGGAGCGGGAGGATGTAAAGGCGGCTCGTGAGGCGTGGTTTGCCGGCCAGCTTGAGCTGGATCCGGAGCGACTGGTGTTCCTGGATGAGACCGCCGCCACCACCAGCATGGTCCGCCGCTACGGCTGGGCCCCGCGCGGCGAGCGTTGCCGCCTCGCGGCACCCGCAGGGCACTGGAAAACCACCACTGTGATTGCCGGGCTGCGCACGAGCGGGCCTGACGCGATCGCTCTGCTGGACGGCCCTGTGACGGGCGAACGCTTCCGCGCCTACGTGACCGACACCCTGGTCCCCACCCTGAGACCCGGCGACACCGTGATCCTGGACAATCTGGGCGCTCACAAGGTGGCCGGCGTGCGCGAGGCGATCGCGGCAACCGGGGCCCGGCTGCTTTATCTTCCTCCGTACTCACCTGAGTTCAACCCGATTGAGCAGGCCTTCGCCAAGCTGAAAGCGCTGTTGCGCAGGGCGGCGGCCCGCAGTGTCAGTGAACTCTGGGCGGCGATCCACCAAGCCTTCAAATGCTTCTCGCCGGCTGAGTGCCGCAACTACTTCACAGCTGCTGGATACGAGGATGATGCTTACGCTTCAACCTGA
- a CDS encoding MucR family transcriptional regulator, whose translation MRQGRRRARGASPERYREKWGLPLAYLMAAAAYAAQRSELAKLHGLGRRAAAKTAA comes from the coding sequence ATGCGCCAGGGCCGTCGACGGGCGCGGGGCGCATCGCCCGAGCGGTACCGCGAGAAGTGGGGTCTGCCGCTCGCGTATCTGATGGCCGCGGCGGCCTACGCCGCCCAGCGCTCCGAGTTGGCGAAGCTGCACGGCCTCGGCCGGAGAGCTGCGGCGAAGACCGCCGCCTGA
- a CDS encoding IS1182-like element ISMno8 family transposase, whose translation MAKVFRSWDVDQGWLLPPSLHEFVPPGHMAHFVRDTVREALDLSAILDTYTEERGYPPYHPGMMVALLLYGYSRGLYSSRQLARACEERVDVMAVTGLNRPDFRTIAEFRKRHLAALSDLFVQVLRLCQAAGLVGFAHVAVDGTKLKANASRHKAMSYGRMKTTEAALAAEVEAWLAQAAEMDAAEDRAHGMDRRGDETPDWMADKQRRLAAIRAAKAALEAEAADPPAPEDESGPGASSGMRWQGRPLRGEDGGPPDRAQRNFTEPDSRILPTRDGFVQGYNGQIAVDAAHQVIVAQRLVTNAADYRALVPLIDDVSAHLGRKPREVSGDAGFATEANLTALQARRIRGYLPPGRARHGEAHAAGRRKLTKMPLMSAMAQRLKRAGRRSRYRLRKQVVEPVFGQMKQARGFRQFLLRGLEQVRGEWAMICTAHNLLKLAQAAR comes from the coding sequence ATGGCCAAGGTGTTTCGCTCCTGGGATGTCGATCAAGGCTGGCTGCTGCCGCCCTCGTTGCATGAGTTCGTGCCGCCCGGGCATATGGCGCATTTCGTGCGCGACACGGTGCGCGAGGCGCTCGATCTGTCAGCCATCCTCGACACCTATACCGAGGAGCGCGGCTATCCACCCTACCATCCCGGCATGATGGTGGCGCTCCTGCTCTACGGCTACAGCCGCGGCCTGTACTCCTCGCGCCAACTCGCCCGCGCCTGCGAGGAGCGGGTCGACGTTATGGCGGTGACCGGCCTGAACCGGCCCGACTTCCGCACCATCGCCGAGTTCCGCAAGCGTCATCTCGCGGCGCTGTCGGACCTGTTCGTGCAGGTGCTGCGGCTGTGCCAGGCGGCCGGGCTGGTGGGCTTTGCTCATGTGGCGGTGGACGGGACCAAGCTGAAGGCCAATGCCTCGCGCCACAAAGCGATGAGCTACGGCCGGATGAAGACGACCGAAGCGGCCTTGGCGGCCGAGGTCGAGGCGTGGCTTGCCCAAGCTGCCGAGATGGATGCCGCTGAGGACCGCGCGCACGGAATGGATCGGCGCGGCGACGAGACGCCGGACTGGATGGCCGACAAGCAGCGGCGGCTTGCTGCGATCCGCGCCGCCAAGGCCGCCCTGGAAGCCGAGGCCGCCGATCCGCCCGCCCCTGAGGACGAGAGCGGGCCGGGCGCCTCGTCGGGCATGCGTTGGCAGGGGCGGCCCCTGCGCGGCGAGGACGGCGGCCCACCCGACCGGGCACAGCGCAACTTCACCGAGCCGGACAGCCGGATCCTGCCCACCCGCGACGGGTTCGTGCAGGGCTACAATGGCCAGATCGCGGTCGATGCGGCGCATCAGGTGATCGTGGCGCAGCGGCTCGTGACCAACGCAGCCGACTATCGTGCCCTGGTGCCGCTGATCGACGACGTCTCTGCTCATCTCGGACGCAAGCCGCGCGAGGTCTCGGGCGATGCCGGTTTTGCCACCGAGGCGAACCTGACGGCGCTCCAGGCGCGTCGGATCCGGGGCTACCTGCCGCCCGGCCGAGCGCGTCACGGCGAGGCCCATGCGGCTGGACGGCGCAAGCTGACGAAGATGCCGCTGATGAGCGCGATGGCTCAGCGGCTGAAGCGGGCTGGGCGCCGGAGCCGCTACCGCCTGAGAAAGCAGGTGGTCGAGCCGGTCTTCGGGCAGATGAAGCAGGCCAGAGGTTTTCGGCAGTTCCTGCTGCGCGGTCTTGAGCAGGTCCGAGGCGAGTGGGCGATGATCTGCACCGCCCATAACCTCCTGAAGCTGGCGCAGGCCGCGCGCTAA
- a CDS encoding DUF1254 domain-containing protein, producing the protein MGVTRRIFATGAATIPLIGSGFPRASAQNAAQDALLIGNNAVADPLELATDAYIYGYPLVTMEMTRRVLTNVVAPEGKSAPMGQFANLREYPDAKFRAVTAPNADTLYSSAFLDVGREPYILSIPNEDGRYFLMPMLSAWTNVFSVPGKRTTGTGPQTYFIAGPGWSGSVPSGAKLIQAPTSLVWIIGRTYCTGTPEDYKTVHALQDQYRLIPASAAATSYTPPAGQVDPGIDTKTAVREQVNNLDAATYFNLLAALMKDNPPALADGVAVAKMASLGIVSGRTFDPRGLTPSVREAVEQAPKQAISRIMGHMKTTGRHINGWTFTTDGGDYGKDYLQRALVTAVGLGCNLPQDAVYPLTTVDAAGRRLAGTSKYVMRFPAGELPPVDGFWSLTMYDANFFFVDNPLNRYTVSPRNNLQTNPDGSVDLFIQTESPGPQRESNWLPAPTGPFILMLRTYWPKDALLNGSWAPPPVTRGAGAAL; encoded by the coding sequence ATGGGTGTCACCAGACGGATCTTCGCCACAGGCGCCGCTACGATACCGCTCATCGGCTCAGGCTTTCCGCGTGCCTCGGCCCAGAATGCGGCTCAGGACGCGCTCCTCATCGGCAACAACGCTGTGGCGGATCCGCTGGAGTTGGCAACGGACGCCTACATCTACGGCTACCCGCTCGTCACCATGGAGATGACCCGACGCGTCCTCACCAACGTGGTCGCGCCCGAAGGTAAAAGCGCCCCCATGGGCCAGTTCGCCAATTTGCGGGAATACCCAGACGCCAAATTCCGAGCCGTCACGGCCCCCAATGCGGACACGCTCTATTCCAGCGCCTTCCTCGACGTCGGCCGGGAACCTTATATCCTGAGCATCCCGAACGAGGACGGGCGCTACTTCCTCATGCCAATGCTCAGTGCCTGGACGAACGTCTTTTCCGTGCCGGGCAAGCGCACAACCGGAACTGGCCCGCAGACCTACTTCATTGCAGGACCTGGTTGGAGCGGCAGCGTCCCATCCGGCGCCAAGCTGATCCAAGCCCCAACCAGCCTAGTCTGGATCATCGGCCGAACGTACTGCACGGGTACGCCCGAGGACTACAAGACCGTCCACGCCCTGCAGGACCAGTACCGGCTCATCCCCGCGAGCGCGGCCGCAACGTCGTACACGCCGCCGGCAGGCCAGGTTGATCCAGGCATCGACACCAAGACGGCCGTGCGCGAGCAGGTCAACAATTTGGACGCGGCCACCTACTTCAACTTGCTCGCCGCGCTGATGAAGGATAACCCGCCAGCGCTCGCGGACGGGGTCGCGGTTGCCAAGATGGCCTCGCTCGGCATCGTGTCTGGGCGCACCTTTGATCCGAGAGGCCTGACACCATCCGTTCGGGAAGCGGTCGAGCAGGCACCGAAGCAGGCCATCTCCCGCATCATGGGACATATGAAGACAACGGGCCGACACATCAACGGCTGGACATTCACGACCGACGGCGGCGATTACGGCAAGGACTACCTGCAGCGCGCGTTGGTCACGGCGGTCGGGCTCGGCTGCAACCTGCCGCAGGACGCGGTTTACCCCCTGACCACCGTCGATGCTGCGGGCCGGCGGCTGGCCGGCACCTCGAAGTACGTGATGCGCTTCCCTGCCGGCGAGCTGCCGCCCGTCGATGGATTCTGGTCGCTGACAATGTATGACGCGAACTTCTTCTTCGTCGACAACCCGCTCAACCGCTATACGGTCAGCCCGCGCAACAACCTGCAGACCAATCCAGACGGCTCAGTCGATCTCTTCATCCAGACCGAGAGCCCCGGCCCGCAGCGGGAGTCGAACTGGCTACCAGCCCCGACTGGGCCTTTCATCCTGATGCTGCGCACCTACTGGCCGAAGGATGCGCTGCTGAACGGATCCTGGGCCCCTCCGCCGGTTACGCGCGGCGCCGGCGCGGCGCTCTAG
- a CDS encoding phasin family protein — protein sequence MTSQNPFEVPAELRDFADKSLAQAQQAVAAFFQNTRKLNETVQSSFKASQLPVSVAYARSLDFAEQNADAAFAVAHKIIRARDLQEAGQIRAEYLRAQFDTFQAQAKEIYSVAKAA from the coding sequence ATGACGAGCCAGAACCCCTTCGAGGTCCCCGCCGAGCTGCGCGACTTTGCCGACAAGAGCCTCGCGCAAGCCCAGCAGGCCGTCGCGGCCTTCTTCCAGAACACCCGCAAGCTCAACGAGACCGTCCAGTCCTCGTTCAAGGCCTCCCAGCTGCCGGTTAGCGTCGCTTACGCCCGCAGCCTCGACTTCGCCGAGCAGAACGCCGACGCTGCCTTCGCGGTCGCCCATAAGATCATCCGCGCCCGCGATCTGCAGGAGGCCGGTCAGATCCGGGCGGAGTACCTCCGTGCTCAGTTCGACACGTTCCAGGCTCAGGCCAAGGAAATCTATTCGGTCGCCAAGGCCGCGTAA
- a CDS encoding DUF938 domain-containing protein, with protein sequence MLEWDAVLGQTGSSGDALFAPAVARNREVILDVLRRVLPPTGLILEVASGSGEHVVHFASALPDLQWQPSDADPKALRSIAAHAQASGVPNILSPMPLDVREERWPVARADAVLAINMVHIAPWAATEGLMAGAGRVLPEGGLLYLYGPFRVAGVHTAPSNAAFDADLRARDPAWGVRDVEAVSAAALAQGLTLLDRIPMPANNFSLVYSR encoded by the coding sequence ATGCTGGAATGGGACGCTGTCTTGGGCCAGACCGGTTCATCCGGCGACGCTCTGTTCGCACCGGCCGTAGCTCGAAACAGGGAGGTTATTCTCGACGTCCTACGGCGCGTGCTCCCGCCCACCGGCTTAATCTTGGAAGTGGCAAGCGGGTCAGGCGAACACGTCGTGCACTTCGCATCTGCACTGCCCGATCTGCAATGGCAACCGAGTGATGCAGACCCGAAAGCGCTCAGGAGCATCGCGGCACATGCGCAAGCTTCTGGCGTGCCGAATATCCTGTCGCCCATGCCGCTTGACGTGCGCGAAGAGCGTTGGCCTGTAGCGCGCGCGGATGCGGTGCTTGCCATCAACATGGTCCACATTGCCCCGTGGGCCGCAACAGAGGGATTGATGGCGGGAGCTGGCCGCGTCCTGCCAGAAGGCGGGCTGCTGTACCTCTATGGTCCGTTCAGAGTAGCTGGGGTGCACACTGCTCCGAGCAATGCAGCCTTCGACGCGGATCTGCGGGCGCGGGATCCCGCTTGGGGAGTCCGGGATGTGGAGGCGGTCTCCGCGGCGGCACTCGCGCAGGGTTTGACCCTCTTGGACCGCATCCCGATGCCAGCCAACAACTTTAGCTTGGTATACTCACGGTAA